The window GGATGGGGATGGGTAGAGGCTATATCGAGATATCACGATCTTTGGGTACTCACAGGATCGGACTGTAAGGATGAAATCGAATCGGAATTAATGCGAAGGCCGGAGCTTCGGAGCAGGATGAAATTCCACTACATCCCCCGGTTACGATATAAGACGGTGGAAAAAGTCTGGCCTCCTGCATACCTATACACATACAGGAAACAGTGGCAAAGGGCAGCGTACGAAGTAGGCAGAGATCTCCACAAGGGCATACGCTTTGATATCGTTCACCAACTCACTTATGTTGGATTCAGGGTACCCGGTTTGTTATGGAAGCTCGACGCGCCATTTGTATGGGGTCCGATCGGTGGACTTGAACAGACCACATGGGCGCTTCTCCCCGCGCTCGGAGTTCGCGGCGCACTTTACTTTCTGGCCAGAAATCTGCTCAACGACCGGGACAGGCGATTTTCAAGAACTCCAAAACTGGCATTCGCCAGAGCTGAGGGAGGAATCATCGCGGCCACCACTGGAATTCAAAAAGAAATCAAACGATTCTACGGCCAGGAATCGACCGTCGCCTGTGAGATCGGACTACCACCCGTCACCAGAAACACACCGGCTCAAAGAACCTCCGCCGAGCCGCTCGCCATCCTTTGGTGCGGCAATCTCGTTCCCGGCAAGGCACTTCCATTTTTGCTCGCGGCGCTGCAGATGCTTCCCCCCGAGCTGAACTGGAAATTGACGATCATTGGCAGCGGACCGTATTCGACAAAGTGGCGGAGGATGGCATGTGCAATTGGCATCCACGACCGCTGTGACTGGCTCGGCCAGGTTGCTCGCGAAACCGTCCTACGGCAAATGCAGACAGCGCACGTATTGGCTATCACTAGCGTTTACGATCTCACATCCACTGTCCTTGTTGAGGCGTTGGCGAATGGACTTCCAGTAGTCTGTCCGAACCACTGCGGATTCACCGACGCAATTCACGCAGATTGCGGGATCAGAGTTCCAGCCTGCTCAAGGCTCGAAATCATAGCGGGCATTCGCGACGCCTTGATCCGGATGAACGATGAAAGCTTTCGGTTTCCGCTCGCCTGTGGCGCACTTCGCCGCAGTCTCGAATACCAGTGGGATATCAAGGCCAGAGCAGTTAACAACATCTATGACAAGAAAGTATCTTCCTGGCAATCCGCCGCGAAACAACTTCCCGAGAGGCAACGCCAGCCCGTCAAATGGGCTCAAAACTGACCGCCATTCTTCTCCAGAATAAAGGAATGCCGCACCCGCCAATCGCGGCAACGGGCACTGTTTGCATGGCATCGTTGAAGACGTATTGACCCACGACTACTCTCAGCAGAATCCCAACAATTATCGGAACGTTGCACAGAGGCTGCTTCAGATCGATGACATTAGAAGCCACTCTCTCGGCCCAAAGACAGAACTCCAAGACCTTCCTGGCCTTTCTGGATTGGTTATGGAGGCAAGAATTCCGAATACTGCGTCTCCGGCTTTACCGTCTCATTCGGGAATGGATGGATCAGACGCCGTACGAGTTCGAGGTTCGTCGCCGGTTGCCGTCTGTCACGCTCAAGCCGCTGGACCTGATTCTGGCGAGTTACAATTCGCGCGGAGAGAAGAGTACTATCCTGCAAATTGGCGCTTGCGATGGCGTAACGAATGATCCTATCTATCACCACGTCGCAAAGGGGATGACGCGCGCAATTCTCGTAGAACCGAATCCCTACTCATTTGCTCGCTTGCAACACACCTATGCGGGACTGCCTAACGTCACTCTCATCCAAAGCGCGATTGGTTATCAGAATGGCGAGGCATATCTCTACCGAGTCAAAAGAACCGACATCTCGGATTCTGATGCCGATTTAACACTTCAAATAGCTTCATTTTCCCGGAAGCACTTGGAAGCCCATGGTACGAAGCCTTATGAGATCGAGCGAATTATTGTGCCCTGCCGCTCTCTCTCCTCACTCGTGACCGAACTTGGCCTGTCCAATATAGACCTCCTGCAAATCGACGCAGAAGGCTTCGATGCTGACGTGGTCCGCATGGCGTTGAAATTGCCGATACCGCCCGTTTGTATTCATTTTGAACATACACATTTAACCTCAGCCAATCGCAGACCACTATTTAACTTGCTGACTGCGAATGGCTACTTGCTTGGGCGCGACACCTGCAACATCCTGGCACTCCAGATGACCTTCATAGAGGAATTAAGTATCGATCATGATGGCGCCACCTCCGGACAAGCGAAAGGCCAACTCTCACCCTGAGTACCCCTTGCCGATGATCCTCTTGCGCTAAGAAATTGATATACCGCGATGTATTCCCTCCTCTTCCTCGGATTTGTCTCGTTCGCTTTGACGCTATTCCTGACGCCACTGGTCAGGAACCTGGCGTGGCGCTTTGGAATCGTAGACCAGCCCGACCAGCAACGAAAGTTCCATAGCGCACCGATTCCAAGACTCGGCGGTGTGGCCATTGTCGTTGCGGTGTTCGCTGCATACGGCCTGCTTCTAGCAGTCAGGTTCAGTTCTGGCGCAATCGTCGGCGAAGATCTGCCCCTTGTCCTCCGTCTTCTTCCTGCCCTTGCCATCGTCTTTGGCATCGGACTGATGGATGACATTGTCAATCTTCGTCCATGGCAAAAACTTGCAGGCGAAGTGGTTGCCACGATACTGGCGTGGTTTGGCGGCGTGCATGTGAGTGTCGTCGCGGGATACTCCTTTCCCAGCGTCGCCGCGAGCCTTGCTGTTACAGTCTTGTGGATCGTCACGTGCACAAATGCAATCAACTTGATCGATGGTGTCGATGGCCTCGCGACCGGAGTCAGCATCTTCGCTGCGCTTACAATGCTGATTGCTGCCGTCCTCGATCACAACTTCCCAATGGCCCTTGCCATCATGCCGCTGGCCGGAGCACTGCTTGGCTTTCTTCGTTACAATTTCAATCCGGCGAGTATCTTCCTCGGCGACTGTGGCAGCCTGACTCTCGGATTCCTGCTTGGGTGCTACGGCGCAATATGGAGCGAGAAGTCGGCCACATTGCTCGGCATGACCGCACCGTTACTGGTTCTCGCAGTTCCCCTGATGGATGTCGGTCTTGCGATTGTGCGGCGCTTCATCCGTGGGCAACCTATCTTTGCGGCCGACCGCGCGCATATTCACCACAAGCTTCTTTCCAGAGGCCTCACACCTCGGCGTCTTGTACTCGTCATCTATGCCATCTGCAGCATTGGCGCCACGGCGTCTATTCTCCTGACGATCAACCACGGTCGTAACCGTGGCTTCGTGATTGTACTTGTCTGCCTCGCCGCCTGGCTCGGATTGCAGCACCTCGGCTACAACGAATTCAGTGTCGCCGGCCGGATGGTTCTCGGGGGAGATCTTCGCAGTGTTATCAGTGCTCAACTCGCGCTCGAAGCATTTGAACACGAAGTCAAGGCAGACATAACACTCCAACAATGTTGGGATGTCGTTTGCCAAACCTGCCCTCTGTTTGGATTCTCCGGAATAATATTCCACTTTGACGATACAACACAGCAGTGGGGAATCAATACCGGATGGCAGGCCCGCATCGATTTCCCTGGCCATGGATACATCAGCCTCTGGCGCGAGTATGGCGCCAGAAGCCGAGGAGCGTCCGCAGTCATCTTCATTGACTCTGTCTCACGCGTCTTCAACCAAAAGCTGAGTAAGTTCGAAACAGTTCAGCATGAGTAAGGAGCAATGCCCATGTCGACAAAGACACGATTGTGCTATCTCTGGTGCGCACTGACCAGTGGACTATTCTTCATTTCCATTCTCCCCGGCGGCAGTTGGACATATAAAGCTCTTTCGATCTACGACTCGAATCGGTGGTTACACTTTCTCGCTTGCGCAACAGTTGCCGCTATTCCCGTTGCCGCTTGGAGACTCAAAACCAATCTGCTGCTTTCTCTCGTCATAGGGTCCTTGGGCATTGTTCCCGAAGTCATGCAGCAGGTTCTTCCAGGGCCCATCGCACGTCCCCATAATATTCTCGCGGATCTCTTTGGATTCGCCGCGGGCGTCCTCCTTGGCTTGAACATCCGCGTCATGCACAACTCTGCAAGGTCGCCCAATAACGTAAGTGCCAATCCCTCTCAGTCGACGATGCTTTAGTCATCACTGCAGCTTCGCCGCAGAGGCTTTAGAATTGCATGATACGCAGACTCTCACTCATCCCTTTGTCCTTCACTCTATGCCTGCCATTGGCGCTCCATGCACAGAACGTGCAGGTTCCATACAATCAATCCAACCCTGCAAAGTCTGCGGCATCAGCCAACGATTCCGGATCGCAATTAGATGCGAATCCGCCAACGAATCCCCAGAACAGTAGAGGCGCCAGCTCCTCAGATAATGTTGCGATTGGCCAGGCGTGTCCTACAGGGGCTGCAGTACCCAACACGGCAGTCACAAATGACACGTTGAATGTTGCTTGCTATGCAGGAGCCGATGCTGGTGCAAAGATTAAGAGCTGTATCGAAGCGCTACCTGCCGGCGGGGGTATTTGCGACGCAACAACACTCACAGGGAGTCAAACGATCTCCAGTACCATAACCTTGCCCAGAAATACGACTTTGAAGCTCGGTAGAACTTCCTATACCGCTTCTGTTGTACCCGTCTTTATCCTCAACGACAACTCAGAACTGGCGGGAGCTGGATGGCGCGATGTGGCAGGATACGGGACTACGATTACGCTATCGGGCACAACCGGCGGACAAGGGTTACGTCTTGCATCCTGGGGCAATGACTCGAAGATTCCCGGTGGCTCAGCAGCTAAGGTACAAATCCATGACATCGAAATAATTGGTACATCAACATCGGACGGCAGTATCGGCTTTGACCTTCAAGGTATGCAAATGGGCAACGTCGCTCGGAACCGTGTACAGAGCTTTCAGACGGGCATCCGCACCGGATGGAAAACCTGGCAATGGAATTGCGATTGTTACAGCAGGTTTGACGACAACCAGATAGTTAGAGCTCAAATTGCAGTCGATATGCAGGCATCCACCAATGCCAACACCTGGATTGGTGGCAACTTCCAACCATTCCTCAAGGGGGGCATCGGATTCAAGCTCGGCGGATGGGCCAACCGGATAGTTGCTGCCGACGTCGAGAACTTTCCAGGCGGAGTCGCCTTCGACTTTACAGGCGCATCCAATGAAGTCACCCCGTTGGACGTCGAAAGCGGCGGAGATTTAGCTAAATTCGAAGCGACTGCATCCAGCAATACCGTTCACGGCGGCTCGGCTGCATCGCTGAACGGTAATTCTGTCGTTTACAGCCCGGGTACGGATACAGAATTCAACCTCGTTTATGGGATTAAAAACGTTGCACCGTGGCCTGTCACCTGGGGTTCATTCAAGTACGACTTTGGACAAGGATCGTCCCCAAATTACTACCAGATTTACGCCCACCCATCTTGTTCCAACTGTGGTTTGGAATTGATGTATAACGCAACGACTCAGGCCCAGTCTGTATATGGCTTGGCAGGTCATGCCCCATTCACCCTTGGCGCGTTGCGAAGTTATGGTGGCATCAAGAGCGGAGGGACGCTCTCCACCCATTCCTTACCGGACCCAAGCGCACCGACCGTTACACATATCGGCGCCCCTGGCACAACCACGTACCGATACGCCATTGCTTGTCACGACTATAACGGGGGCGTGAGCGCGGTCTCCGTAGCGGCTCAGACAACTACAGGAAATTCTGTTCTATCCTCTACCGACTACAACAACATCACATGGAATTGTGGAGATGGGTATATGAGTGCCGATATTCTGAAATGGAACGGCTCAGCGTGGCAACGGTTGAAGGCGAATGGCGCTAGTGCAGGGCCCACTAGTTCACTCAAATATCCATTCAAAGATAATGGGCAATCGACATCATCCTATATAGCTCCAACCCGCAATACCACTGGCGATATGAGCATTTCAGGAGAGTTCACAGCATCATCCAATGTAGCTTCACCAGCGTTCGCAGGCACAGCCGCTGCAGGCCTGTCCGCAGGTCCAGCGGCAGGAGCCGGCAATTTCATTGCCTGCGCTCCATCGCATGTGTGCGATCAGTTCAGTGGTACGGTCACATTGACAACGGGAACCGGCCCAGCAATTGGCGTTCTCTACACGGTAACAACGGTCTCACGCGCACATCTTCCCAACTGCATTTTCACGCTTGGGTTGTCGGTACCTCCTTACACGGCCATCACTTCAATCTTGCCGACGTACTCAACAACGCAGGCTTCCCTCAACACTGGATTGGCCCTGACAGCCTCCACAAGCTACACAAGCACCTATATCTGTGGAGGCAGATAGCAACAGGCTACGAATTGATGGCGCCACAGAAGCCCGGCCTCGCCACTTGAGCGGCAGTAGCCGATAAATTACAGAATCACAGAGTAGCCCACAGGACGCGCGAAAGCGGCGTCCTGTGGGCTACCGCAGTTTTTGGGCCACATCACTTGCTCTGACTGACATCAAATGTTAAACCCGGCAACTCATCCAAAGCACACGGCAGGATATCGGCCAGCCAGATCGCTGGCTCCATCGGTCTACTACTCTCTATTTATTCACTTACCGACCAGCGGACGTCCCTGGTTCGTTGCAATGTCTGATTCGCTGCGAGCACTCAGCTGTAGGCGGCGGAACGTAGAAGACCAGGCTTTGCCACAGCCTTATTCACAACCTCGATATCACCGAGTTCTACCTCCAATGAAAAGCACTGAGTAACTGCAGAAAGAGTAAGGATCACCTTGGATTGCTGACGAAGCTCCGTCACCAATCCTTCAACTCCGGCAAAGACGCCGTTACGCACCCTAACTTGTGTTCCAACAGTGACGCGGGGATGGGGTCGCAGGAGAAGTCCGCTTGCCAGTCCTATGCAAATCTGGTCAAGTTCTGCACAACTCACCATATTACTTTCGTCATCGCCCAGAACGCGTAGCACGCCGGGCGTGGAGATGACAGAACGCCTGCTCTGCGGCAGGAACCGAACAAACAAATAACCCGGAAAGAGCGGGCGTTCCGCTACTACGATC is drawn from Acidicapsa acidisoli and contains these coding sequences:
- a CDS encoding glycosyltransferase codes for the protein MLWKLDAPFVWGPIGGLEQTTWALLPALGVRGALYFLARNLLNDRDRRFSRTPKLAFARAEGGIIAATTGIQKEIKRFYGQESTVACEIGLPPVTRNTPAQRTSAEPLAILWCGNLVPGKALPFLLAALQMLPPELNWKLTIIGSGPYSTKWRRMACAIGIHDRCDWLGQVARETVLRQMQTAHVLAITSVYDLTSTVLVEALANGLPVVCPNHCGFTDAIHADCGIRVPACSRLEIIAGIRDALIRMNDESFRFPLACGALRRSLEYQWDIKARAVNNIYDKKVSSWQSAAKQLPERQRQPVKWAQN
- a CDS encoding FkbM family methyltransferase; translated protein: MTLEATLSAQRQNSKTFLAFLDWLWRQEFRILRLRLYRLIREWMDQTPYEFEVRRRLPSVTLKPLDLILASYNSRGEKSTILQIGACDGVTNDPIYHHVAKGMTRAILVEPNPYSFARLQHTYAGLPNVTLIQSAIGYQNGEAYLYRVKRTDISDSDADLTLQIASFSRKHLEAHGTKPYEIERIIVPCRSLSSLVTELGLSNIDLLQIDAEGFDADVVRMALKLPIPPVCIHFEHTHLTSANRRPLFNLLTANGYLLGRDTCNILALQMTFIEELSIDHDGATSGQAKGQLSP
- a CDS encoding glycosyltransferase family 4 protein; this encodes MYSLLFLGFVSFALTLFLTPLVRNLAWRFGIVDQPDQQRKFHSAPIPRLGGVAIVVAVFAAYGLLLAVRFSSGAIVGEDLPLVLRLLPALAIVFGIGLMDDIVNLRPWQKLAGEVVATILAWFGGVHVSVVAGYSFPSVAASLAVTVLWIVTCTNAINLIDGVDGLATGVSIFAALTMLIAAVLDHNFPMALAIMPLAGALLGFLRYNFNPASIFLGDCGSLTLGFLLGCYGAIWSEKSATLLGMTAPLLVLAVPLMDVGLAIVRRFIRGQPIFAADRAHIHHKLLSRGLTPRRLVLVIYAICSIGATASILLTINHGRNRGFVIVLVCLAAWLGLQHLGYNEFSVAGRMVLGGDLRSVISAQLALEAFEHEVKADITLQQCWDVVCQTCPLFGFSGIIFHFDDTTQQWGINTGWQARIDFPGHGYISLWREYGARSRGASAVIFIDSVSRVFNQKLSKFETVQHE
- the nusG gene encoding transcription termination/antitermination protein NusG, translating into MHSDPWHVLHVVSNHEKLVAQHLGVRSLEHYLPLYTERVKWTDRIVVAERPLFPGYLFVRFLPQSRRSVISTPGVLRVLGDDESNMVSCAELDQICIGLASGLLLRPHPRVTVGTQVRVRNGVFAGVEGLVTELRQQSKVILTLSAVTQCFSLEVELGDIEVVNKAVAKPGLLRSAAYS